From one Enterococcus sp. DIV2402 genomic stretch:
- a CDS encoding L-threonylcarbamoyladenylate synthase, protein MSQDKYISWTGAPTQEAIDLLQSGGKVVVCPTKVGYIITVADKAGLERKFSAKNRKRNKPGVVLCGSLEQLFELADMNEEMAAVYKKCWEEDVLFGAILPWKESGKQYIPNDGSDELMTDTRGTSCFVLKFGVPGEQIAQELWAKDKTLLFASSANPSGKGNRGLVEGIGEQIENEADLIIEGNDYVASIQPDKTIETRYEQGVMVSFVDKDGNLVPEQGTERSISPAPIVIRKGLDIDKIMMYLSEQFNSWDYRQGEYY, encoded by the coding sequence ATGAGTCAAGATAAATACATTTCATGGACAGGTGCCCCTACACAAGAGGCCATTGATTTACTACAAAGCGGAGGCAAAGTGGTTGTTTGTCCAACAAAAGTTGGCTACATCATCACTGTAGCAGATAAAGCCGGATTAGAAAGAAAATTCTCTGCAAAAAATCGTAAAAGAAATAAACCTGGAGTCGTATTATGTGGATCACTTGAACAACTTTTTGAACTAGCTGATATGAACGAAGAAATGGCTGCTGTTTATAAAAAATGTTGGGAAGAAGATGTTCTTTTTGGCGCAATCCTTCCTTGGAAAGAATCTGGAAAACAATACATTCCAAATGATGGTTCTGACGAATTAATGACAGATACACGTGGAACAAGCTGTTTTGTATTAAAATTCGGTGTACCTGGTGAACAAATCGCACAAGAACTTTGGGCAAAAGATAAAACATTATTATTTGCAAGTTCTGCAAATCCTTCAGGAAAAGGAAATCGCGGTCTTGTCGAAGGTATTGGTGAACAAATTGAAAATGAAGCTGATTTAATCATCGAAGGTAACGATTATGTCGCATCCATTCAACCAGATAAAACAATTGAAACTCGTTACGAACAAGGGGTAATGGTATCATTTGTAGATAAAGATGGTAACTTGGTTCCGGAACAAGGAACTGAACGCTCCATCTCTCCTGCACCGATTGTTATTCGTAAAGGTTTGGATATTGATAAAATCATGATGTATTTATCAGAACAATTCAACTCTTGGGACTATCGTCAAGGGGAATACTATTAA
- a CDS encoding ABC transporter ATP-binding protein, with the protein MSKKKKQPSVLKKLQPFLGKRKLFIYSSMVMSILAALFGLVPYGIVYLFSVEILERPANNPNIFILYAGIAFLAIVLKGICYKLSSDFAHQAAFDILYDIRITLAEKLTKLPLGYFDTHDTGKIKVTMNEDVEQLEEGIAHLIPDITTGVSIPLLTFLAMFILDWRMAMAALLIIPLLGLFYANVMKKMKPLIPKQIEVGGLITNAVLRYVYGMKVIRVFSQSEKAFEEYATVVKKAADLSVEIEKETLEGKTIFAAVAQMPLLIVIPMGVWLYSAGEISLSLFVLFIMLTIGIGNTLVKAFRSNGQVSFRLAGVTRKITAMLDEPELTQPTQAVQPQEATITFENVSFAYNEERDVLRNVTFTVPEGTLTALVGESGAGKTTIARLVPRFWDATSGQVSIGGVDVRNIGSQDLMNFVSYVFQDVYLFEGTIMDNIRMGRPEATDEEVIAAAKQAYCHHFIMQLEDGYQTVVGDGGGKLSGGQRQRISIVRAFLKQAPILVLDEATALIDAENEAYIQDAINELMHPVNGQPKTIIMIAHRLHTIVKADQILVIEDGQIAAKGTHQELLATHASYQTQWEAYRGEGNALLSKAETTTKPLPFKVKLLTKISEENKIEDEAYRHLSEYSVYKQSLVVAGSSENKKELKEGYRRTFIESFFISIPLIVVAYIVYLLFTDSVTDVWKVVGGMFLALLLQGLTYYYSNRIMFLIYYKMTASIRLYLGRRLKNLPLGYFSKQDAALLEMNVKQDAMFLGFTPAIVIGIIKGVITPVMTLLVLAWIDWTLALIAIAGIPMCLFITKLADQQLQKVMNRLQTARKQANRRILDFIRGISVIRSFGLAGSKLLGYQETMDEFRKSSIQLNKKLSPYTALNVIMFEIGYVIVLVVGGLKYTAGTIDGVSLICFLILTAALYETLPIMDYVVYKRLMKTTLDSLDDVIQEEDLLQPEIGQEKLPATFGVTLENISFGYTNQEILHKLNLTIPENGITALVGPSGGGKTTTLNLIARFYDIASGSIKIGNVDIRDMRHDTLMQHISFVFQDVYLMPDTIMNNLKFGNPHASFEEVVAAAKLACCHEFIMEFPEGYDTQISDGGANLSGGQKQRISIARALLKDAPIVLLDEATASVDPENELYIREALQVLAQHKTVIMVAHRLHTIRNATKIAVIEDGNVVESGSHEELFTKNGRYKQFWQERQRAEQWQVEI; encoded by the coding sequence ATGAGTAAAAAGAAAAAACAGCCTTCTGTATTGAAGAAATTACAACCTTTTTTAGGGAAGCGCAAGTTGTTTATTTATAGTTCAATGGTAATGTCTATTTTGGCTGCACTTTTTGGTTTAGTACCATATGGTATTGTTTATTTATTTTCTGTTGAAATTTTAGAAAGACCAGCAAATAATCCTAATATTTTTATTTTATATGCAGGAATTGCATTTTTAGCAATTGTTTTAAAAGGCATTTGTTATAAATTATCGAGTGATTTTGCCCACCAAGCGGCGTTTGATATTTTATATGATATTCGTATCACTTTAGCAGAGAAGTTGACCAAATTACCTTTGGGCTATTTTGATACGCATGATACAGGAAAAATTAAAGTTACGATGAATGAAGATGTAGAGCAACTAGAAGAAGGCATTGCTCATTTAATTCCAGATATTACCACGGGAGTTTCGATACCACTTTTGACGTTCTTAGCCATGTTTATTTTAGATTGGCGCATGGCAATGGCAGCATTATTGATTATTCCGTTGTTGGGTCTTTTTTATGCGAATGTCATGAAAAAAATGAAGCCGTTAATTCCGAAACAAATTGAGGTAGGCGGTTTAATCACTAATGCTGTTTTACGTTATGTTTATGGAATGAAAGTTATTCGTGTGTTCTCACAATCAGAAAAAGCCTTTGAAGAATATGCCACTGTTGTTAAAAAAGCCGCAGATTTAAGCGTTGAAATTGAAAAAGAAACGCTTGAGGGGAAAACAATTTTTGCAGCTGTCGCTCAAATGCCGTTATTAATTGTGATTCCAATGGGTGTTTGGTTATACAGTGCAGGTGAAATTTCACTGTCTTTATTTGTTTTATTTATCATGTTAACGATTGGAATTGGCAATACATTGGTTAAGGCATTTCGTTCGAATGGTCAAGTATCTTTTCGTTTAGCTGGTGTCACACGTAAAATTACAGCAATGTTAGATGAGCCAGAATTAACCCAACCAACACAGGCGGTACAACCACAAGAAGCAACGATTACTTTTGAAAATGTATCCTTTGCTTATAATGAAGAACGTGATGTATTAAGGAATGTTACTTTTACTGTACCAGAAGGAACCTTGACCGCTCTTGTTGGAGAATCGGGAGCTGGTAAAACTACGATTGCTCGTTTAGTGCCACGTTTTTGGGATGCAACAAGCGGACAAGTCAGCATTGGTGGAGTAGATGTTAGAAATATCGGCAGTCAAGATTTAATGAATTTCGTTTCTTATGTTTTTCAAGATGTTTATTTATTTGAAGGAACCATCATGGACAACATTCGCATGGGACGACCAGAAGCAACAGACGAAGAAGTGATTGCTGCTGCTAAACAAGCCTATTGTCATCATTTTATTATGCAATTAGAAGACGGCTATCAAACAGTAGTCGGAGATGGTGGTGGAAAACTAAGTGGCGGACAACGCCAACGAATCAGTATTGTTCGAGCTTTTTTGAAACAAGCACCTATTTTAGTCTTAGATGAAGCAACCGCTTTGATTGATGCTGAAAATGAAGCCTATATTCAAGATGCGATCAATGAATTGATGCACCCTGTAAATGGACAACCGAAAACAATTATTATGATTGCTCACCGTTTGCATACTATTGTAAAAGCAGATCAAATCCTAGTTATTGAAGATGGACAAATTGCTGCGAAAGGTACACATCAAGAGTTGTTAGCTACTCATGCTTCCTATCAAACTCAGTGGGAAGCTTACCGTGGCGAAGGTAATGCATTATTATCTAAAGCTGAGACAACCACTAAACCACTTCCTTTCAAAGTAAAATTACTGACGAAAATTTCTGAGGAAAATAAAATAGAAGATGAAGCCTATCGTCATTTAAGTGAATATTCAGTGTATAAACAATCGCTAGTTGTTGCTGGAAGTTCAGAAAATAAAAAAGAACTAAAAGAAGGGTATCGTCGGACTTTTATTGAGAGTTTCTTTATCAGTATTCCTTTAATTGTAGTTGCGTATATTGTTTATTTGCTCTTTACAGATAGTGTGACGGATGTCTGGAAAGTAGTTGGCGGCATGTTCCTTGCGTTGCTTTTACAAGGACTAACGTATTACTATTCCAACCGGATTATGTTTTTGATTTATTATAAGATGACAGCAAGTATTCGACTATACTTGGGAAGACGTTTAAAAAATTTACCGTTAGGATATTTTTCAAAACAAGATGCTGCTTTATTAGAAATGAATGTCAAACAAGATGCGATGTTTTTAGGATTTACGCCAGCCATCGTCATTGGGATTATCAAAGGCGTTATTACGCCAGTTATGACATTGCTGGTATTAGCATGGATTGATTGGACGTTAGCACTTATTGCTATCGCAGGAATTCCCATGTGTTTATTCATAACAAAGCTAGCCGATCAACAGCTACAAAAAGTGATGAATCGACTACAAACTGCTCGAAAACAAGCCAATCGTCGTATTCTTGATTTCATTCGTGGTATTTCAGTTATTCGCTCGTTTGGTTTAGCTGGTAGTAAATTATTAGGTTATCAAGAAACAATGGATGAATTTCGTAAGAGTAGCATTCAGTTAAATAAAAAATTATCACCGTATACGGCCTTAAATGTTATCATGTTTGAAATAGGTTATGTCATTGTTTTGGTTGTCGGTGGGCTAAAATATACAGCAGGAACAATTGATGGGGTGTCGTTAATTTGTTTCTTAATTTTGACGGCTGCATTGTATGAGACTTTACCAATCATGGATTATGTGGTGTATAAACGTCTAATGAAGACGACATTAGATAGTCTTGATGATGTCATTCAAGAAGAAGATTTACTACAACCAGAAATTGGTCAAGAAAAATTACCAGCAACATTTGGCGTAACGTTAGAAAACATTTCTTTTGGCTATACGAATCAAGAGATTTTACACAAGCTTAATCTAACGATTCCTGAAAATGGTATTACAGCGCTTGTAGGACCCTCTGGAGGTGGGAAAACAACCACATTGAATCTGATTGCACGTTTTTATGATATCGCGTCAGGGAGCATTAAAATAGGAAATGTGGATATTCGAGACATGCGTCATGATACTTTGATGCAACATATTAGTTTTGTTTTTCAAGATGTGTATTTGATGCCAGATACGATTATGAATAATTTGAAATTTGGCAATCCACATGCTAGTTTTGAAGAGGTGGTAGCGGCTGCTAAGTTGGCATGTTGTCATGAATTTATCATGGAGTTTCCAGAAGGATATGATACTCAAATTAGTGATGGGGGTGCAAACTTATCCGGTGGTCAGAAGCAACGGATTAGTATTGCTCGAGCGTTGCTTAAAGATGCACCGATTGTTTTATTAGATGAAGCAACGGCAAGTGTTGATCCAGAGAATGAATTATATATCCGTGAAGCGTTACAAGTACTAGCGCAACATAAAACAGTTATTATGGTGGCGCATCGCTTGCATACCATTCGCAACGCAACAAAAATTGCCGTAATTGAAGATGGGAACGTTGTGGAATCAGGGTCCCATGAAGAATTATTTACTAAAAATGGTCGCTATAAACAATTTTGGCAAGAACGTCAACGAGCAGAACAATGGCAAGTTGAGATATAG
- a CDS encoding ABC transporter substrate-binding protein has translation MQKRRKLVGAALALSSLLLLGACGNTNNQNTGESTTTSSVAKDRVLTDTLGNEVTIPAKPERIIASYLEDYLVALDTIPVAQWTVNDSSIQTYLQDELKDIPTIDFSLPYEEVLGFEPDLLLISSSSTVEGGKYAEYAKIAPTYVVKNGEDVNWRDQLADIATVLNKEDLANEVVDEYETLAENTKKELDNQVKDQSVAVLWVVNNSIFMVTEGRSSGAVLYGDLGLDKPTLVEEVSKEATADWNPVSLEKLAELDADSIFLINSDTSAPLFQEDIWKNLKAVKNDHVHEFDGDSSWLYNGPIANTKIIEDVKASLIETN, from the coding sequence ATGCAAAAAAGAAGGAAATTAGTAGGAGCTGCATTAGCTTTAAGTAGTCTTTTATTGTTAGGTGCTTGTGGAAATACCAATAATCAAAACACTGGCGAATCGACTACCACTTCAAGCGTAGCTAAAGACCGTGTTTTAACAGATACCTTAGGAAATGAAGTGACGATTCCTGCTAAACCAGAACGAATCATCGCTAGCTATCTAGAAGATTATCTAGTTGCCTTAGATACAATTCCTGTTGCCCAATGGACAGTCAATGATTCGAGTATTCAAACCTATTTACAAGATGAATTAAAAGACATCCCAACGATTGATTTTTCTTTACCTTACGAAGAAGTTCTTGGCTTTGAACCTGATTTATTATTAATTAGCTCTTCTTCAACTGTTGAAGGTGGTAAATATGCAGAGTACGCAAAAATTGCTCCTACTTATGTTGTTAAAAACGGCGAAGATGTCAATTGGCGCGACCAATTAGCTGATATTGCTACTGTTTTGAATAAAGAGGACTTAGCTAACGAAGTAGTAGATGAATATGAAACCTTAGCAGAGAATACGAAAAAAGAACTAGACAACCAAGTAAAAGATCAATCCGTTGCCGTTTTATGGGTAGTCAATAATTCAATCTTTATGGTAACAGAGGGACGTTCAAGCGGTGCAGTATTATATGGAGATTTAGGTTTAGATAAACCGACTCTTGTTGAAGAAGTTTCTAAAGAAGCCACTGCTGACTGGAATCCTGTTTCTTTAGAAAAACTAGCAGAACTTGATGCTGATTCAATTTTCTTAATTAATAGTGATACGTCAGCCCCTTTATTCCAAGAAGATATTTGGAAAAACTTAAAAGCTGTTAAAAATGACCATGTTCATGAATTCGATGGTGACTCTAGCTGGTTGTATAATGGCCCAATTGCTAACACTAAAATTATTGAAGATGTCAAAGCTTCTTTAATTGAAACAAACTAA
- a CDS encoding ABC transporter ATP-binding protein: MGILVAEQLSTGYGEYLISENLNYTFREGTITNIIGPNGCGKSTFLKTLARVLPNQGGTVLLNSKALNQYSSKEIAKELAMLAQTSEAQIDLSVFDVVSYGRYPYQKGWGSLSGEDQQIIQWALEITGLTELARQSVITLSGGQRQRVWIAMALVQDTDIVILDEPTTYLDPAHQLEVLNVLKEINQTKGKTIIMTSHDINLSSRFSDSILAMKDGKILKEGTPEEVITPAVLKEVFQIDAEIIIHPKTQRPLILSYEVLKMGNAYE, translated from the coding sequence ATGGGAATTTTAGTAGCAGAACAACTATCCACTGGTTATGGTGAATATTTAATTAGTGAAAATTTAAATTATACGTTTCGTGAAGGGACAATTACCAATATTATTGGGCCTAATGGCTGTGGTAAATCAACTTTTTTAAAAACTTTGGCACGAGTGTTACCCAATCAAGGAGGCACGGTTTTATTAAATAGTAAAGCACTAAATCAATACAGTAGTAAAGAAATCGCAAAAGAATTAGCGATGTTAGCACAAACTTCCGAAGCCCAAATTGATTTATCGGTATTTGATGTTGTTTCTTATGGGCGTTATCCATATCAAAAAGGATGGGGAAGCTTATCTGGAGAGGATCAGCAGATTATTCAATGGGCTTTGGAAATTACAGGGTTAACGGAATTAGCTAGACAATCCGTCATTACCTTATCTGGTGGACAGCGTCAAAGAGTTTGGATTGCGATGGCTCTTGTTCAAGACACAGATATTGTGATTTTAGATGAACCAACCACTTATTTAGATCCTGCACATCAACTGGAAGTATTAAACGTCTTAAAAGAGATTAACCAAACGAAAGGTAAGACGATTATTATGACGAGTCATGATATTAATTTATCTTCACGTTTTTCAGACAGTATTCTTGCGATGAAAGATGGCAAGATTTTGAAGGAAGGAACACCAGAAGAAGTGATTACGCCCGCTGTTCTGAAAGAAGTCTTTCAAATTGATGCTGAAATTATAATTCATCCAAAAACGCAACGACCATTGATTCTCTCTTACGAAGTATTAAAAATGGGGAACGCTTATGAATAA
- a CDS encoding FecCD family ABC transporter permease, producing MNNTKIYNIWVIGSLMFLFLIASMMVSLVIGAVSIPLQTFIDAWLNFDKSNQLHQVLMNVRLPRILGAAIVGTSLAISGALMQGITQNPLADSGLLGINAGAGLGLAVMFAFFPDTSYRFILVACFMGAAISVGVIYLITSSNKQVMTSLRLTLAGAGISALFIAASQAIALQFNLSQDITFWSIGGISAISWSQLRLITPFFLLALLLAIINSPAITILRFGDDTAISLGKKPQRTRIVASIIVLVLSGLSVAVVGSISFVGLIVPHVLRYFVGENYRYLIPLSGLGGALLVVWADLIARSVNPPFETPFGIITALIGIPFFLYLSRKGGLRL from the coding sequence ATGAATAATACAAAAATATACAATATTTGGGTAATAGGTAGTCTAATGTTTTTATTTTTAATTGCTAGTATGATGGTGTCATTGGTGATAGGCGCAGTGAGCATTCCTCTGCAAACATTTATCGATGCGTGGTTAAATTTTGATAAAAGTAATCAACTACATCAGGTATTAATGAATGTTCGTTTGCCGAGAATTTTAGGCGCCGCAATTGTCGGAACAAGCTTAGCCATTAGTGGTGCATTAATGCAAGGAATAACGCAAAATCCATTAGCTGACTCTGGTTTATTAGGAATTAATGCAGGAGCTGGTTTAGGATTGGCTGTGATGTTTGCATTTTTCCCAGATACTAGCTATCGGTTTATTTTAGTTGCTTGTTTCATGGGTGCTGCAATTAGTGTAGGTGTCATCTATTTAATTACTAGCTCAAATAAACAGGTAATGACTTCGTTGCGCTTAACTTTAGCAGGTGCGGGGATTAGCGCGCTGTTTATTGCAGCAAGTCAAGCAATTGCGCTACAGTTTAATTTGAGTCAAGATATTACATTTTGGTCAATTGGCGGAATTAGTGCGATTTCTTGGAGCCAACTACGTTTAATCACGCCATTTTTTCTGTTGGCATTATTATTGGCGATAATTAATAGTCCAGCCATTACTATTTTGCGATTTGGTGATGACACAGCCATTAGTTTAGGGAAGAAACCTCAACGAACACGGATTGTTGCTTCAATTATTGTCTTAGTATTATCGGGGCTATCAGTAGCAGTCGTGGGTTCAATTAGTTTTGTTGGTTTAATCGTACCGCATGTATTACGCTATTTTGTCGGAGAAAACTATCGCTATTTAATTCCATTATCGGGATTAGGGGGAGCTTTATTAGTTGTTTGGGCCGATTTAATTGCCCGCTCAGTCAACCCACCTTTTGAAACGCCGTTTGGAATTATCACAGCGCTAATTGGCATTCCGTTCTTTTTGTATCTCTCAAGAAAGGGTGGACTGCGTTTATGA
- a CDS encoding FecCD family ABC transporter permease — protein MKKRYIFPILLLLIVLLVLFALTHGKLALTWSEIWEIMRGGGTSAKRLLLVDFRLPRIVLAILAGAALAVGGAVLQSTTQNPLADSGILGINAGAGLFVLLFISFVQSTTVTTFLLPLIALVGALLTAVIIFAFAYKKRIGIMPVRLILTGVVVGTGISALTLLLVTKLDSENYRFVTMWQAGSIWGSNWFFVCALLPWLLILVPWFFFKHRELDILQFGDATAISLGVNIQKERIKLIVAAVALTGAAVSVTGGIGFLGLIAPHIAKRLGFKKHWQLLPIAAIIGSLLLLLSDTIGRLSPGSGEIPAGTVVAIIGAPYFLFLLLKEST, from the coding sequence ATGAAAAAAAGATATATTTTTCCTATATTGCTTCTTTTAATTGTTCTATTAGTGTTATTTGCATTGACTCATGGCAAATTAGCTTTAACTTGGAGTGAAATCTGGGAAATTATGCGTGGTGGTGGAACGTCTGCTAAACGTTTATTATTAGTTGATTTTCGTTTGCCACGGATTGTTTTAGCTATTTTAGCTGGAGCTGCATTGGCAGTCGGTGGGGCAGTACTACAGAGTACAACCCAAAATCCATTGGCAGACTCAGGGATTTTAGGCATCAATGCTGGTGCAGGTCTATTTGTTTTGCTTTTTATCAGTTTTGTCCAATCGACGACCGTAACAACCTTTTTGTTGCCATTGATTGCCTTAGTGGGTGCGTTGTTGACAGCTGTTATTATCTTTGCTTTTGCTTATAAAAAAAGAATCGGTATTATGCCAGTAAGATTAATATTAACAGGGGTAGTCGTTGGCACAGGAATCTCTGCCTTAACATTATTGTTAGTTACAAAACTTGATAGCGAGAATTATCGATTTGTAACAATGTGGCAGGCAGGTAGTATTTGGGGCAGCAATTGGTTTTTTGTGTGTGCGTTATTACCATGGCTCTTGATTTTAGTACCATGGTTTTTCTTTAAGCATCGCGAATTAGATATTTTACAATTTGGCGATGCCACTGCAATTTCTTTAGGTGTTAATATTCAAAAAGAAAGGATAAAATTGATTGTTGCAGCAGTTGCTTTAACTGGTGCCGCAGTGTCTGTGACGGGAGGCATTGGATTTTTAGGATTAATTGCTCCTCATATTGCCAAGCGATTAGGCTTTAAAAAGCATTGGCAATTACTACCCATAGCAGCTATAATCGGCAGTTTATTGTTATTATTGAGCGATACCATTGGTCGTTTGTCACCTGGTAGTGGCGAAATTCCTGCTGGAACAGTCGTTGCCATCATTGGTGCGCCTTACTTTTTATTTTTATTATTAAAGGAATCTACATGA
- the hemQ gene encoding hydrogen peroxide-dependent heme synthase gives MITEKVETLDGWYCLHLVFQMNWAAWQKETNETKQAAINELSELVNEWQEIEDAQKGSHYLWNVTGHKGDFGFMLLRPELKELNAAENAWHSLAIYQYLQPVHSYVSVIELGTYSGMPKTETAWARTNKNLYPELPKEEYICFYPMNKVRSGDVNWYTLSYDQRRELMKEHGLIGRKYAGKIRQFITGSIGFDDHEWGVTLFAEDPLEFKKIIYEMRFSEASSVYSDFPYFMVGTSLNTTQQLQTYLGLL, from the coding sequence ATGATTACAGAAAAGGTGGAAACCTTAGATGGATGGTATTGCTTGCATCTTGTTTTTCAAATGAATTGGGCAGCATGGCAAAAAGAAACAAATGAAACAAAGCAAGCAGCAATCAACGAATTGTCTGAGTTAGTGAACGAATGGCAAGAAATTGAGGATGCACAAAAAGGCAGTCATTATTTGTGGAATGTGACCGGTCACAAGGGTGATTTTGGTTTTATGCTGTTGCGACCAGAATTAAAAGAACTCAATGCTGCTGAAAACGCATGGCATAGTTTGGCAATCTATCAATACCTACAACCAGTTCACAGCTATGTTTCCGTAATTGAACTTGGCACATATAGTGGAATGCCAAAAACAGAGACAGCTTGGGCAAGAACAAATAAAAATCTTTATCCAGAATTACCGAAAGAAGAGTATATCTGTTTTTATCCGATGAACAAAGTCCGTTCAGGCGATGTCAACTGGTATACGTTATCTTATGACCAAAGACGTGAGCTAATGAAAGAACATGGATTAATTGGTCGTAAATATGCAGGGAAAATTCGTCAATTTATCACAGGATCAATTGGTTTTGATGATCATGAATGGGGCGTAACTTTATTTGCCGAAGATCCATTAGAATTTAAAAAAATTATTTATGAAATGCGCTTTTCAGAAGCCAGCAGTGTATATTCTGATTTTCCATATTTTATGGTCGGAACGTCATTAAATACAACACAACAATTACAAACATATTTAGGGTTGCTTTAG
- a CDS encoding MFS transporter — protein sequence MELRATKSERWFAPLLVISLFITQLDSGIISTNLSSMARGLMLTPAEKSWIVSIYTLGLLFATPVMGSMIDRFGYRMVFLTELAFYFVGVLGIALSQSFPMLLVFRALQAFGSSSLLTLTLSLVFAKTERKIGGRVGNIGALVALSTIVAPIISVVSLAKTHDWRNIYFVMACLIAIIFLLAFFIVPKVTNSETKSFDIKGNSLFVLALLAFNLLLTRGFSRGHIVELVVYAAILIIASTLFMKVETARENEKLAVLFSRKLWQVPAYRTSLLGGITTGLVMSLFAFLPSFIEMTFHLDARKAGSLMTVMAVGTFIGSKIAGIWTDRKGATHSTTGTMMLVFISLVTMYFSVVSFKMFLIALLFFGIAIGALMTVPLQVLVVEASPRDRNASLSLLSVCKKLGMTIGITIIGVLAHATGSLGFSQMLIGLMVVTLIFIFYMRKKA from the coding sequence ATGGAGTTACGTGCCACAAAATCAGAAAGATGGTTTGCCCCATTATTAGTTATTAGTTTATTTATCACACAATTAGATTCGGGAATTATTAGTACTAATTTATCTTCAATGGCTAGAGGATTAATGTTAACACCTGCTGAAAAAAGTTGGATTGTTTCTATTTATACATTAGGTTTATTATTTGCTACGCCTGTTATGGGAAGTATGATCGACCGTTTTGGTTATCGTATGGTCTTTTTAACAGAATTAGCGTTTTATTTCGTTGGTGTATTAGGGATTGCTTTAAGTCAATCGTTCCCAATGTTACTAGTCTTTCGTGCGCTGCAAGCTTTTGGTAGTAGTTCGCTATTAACGTTGACACTTTCTTTGGTTTTTGCCAAGACAGAAAGGAAAATTGGTGGAAGAGTTGGGAATATCGGGGCATTAGTTGCCTTATCGACAATTGTCGCACCTATTATCAGTGTAGTTAGTTTAGCCAAAACCCATGATTGGCGTAATATTTATTTTGTTATGGCATGTTTAATTGCGATTATTTTCTTACTTGCATTCTTCATTGTGCCAAAAGTAACAAACTCAGAAACAAAATCGTTTGATATCAAAGGAAACAGTTTGTTTGTATTAGCTTTACTAGCATTTAATTTATTATTAACAAGAGGGTTTTCTCGTGGTCATATCGTAGAATTAGTTGTTTATGCAGCAATTTTAATTATCGCTAGCACTTTATTTATGAAGGTAGAAACAGCACGAGAAAATGAAAAATTAGCTGTACTATTTTCACGAAAATTATGGCAAGTACCTGCGTATCGTACAAGTTTACTTGGAGGAATTACAACAGGTTTAGTGATGTCTTTATTTGCTTTCTTACCATCATTTATTGAAATGACATTCCATCTTGATGCAAGAAAAGCAGGATCATTAATGACAGTAATGGCTGTAGGAACTTTTATTGGTTCGAAAATTGCGGGAATTTGGACAGATAGAAAAGGGGCAACACATTCTACAACAGGCACAATGATGCTAGTTTTTATTAGCTTAGTTACGATGTACTTCTCGGTTGTTTCGTTTAAAATGTTCTTGATTGCACTGTTGTTCTTTGGTATTGCGATTGGGGCATTAATGACTGTTCCGTTACAAGTATTAGTGGTAGAAGCTTCGCCTAGAGATCGTAATGCTTCTTTGAGTTTATTATCGGTTTGTAAAAAATTAGGTATGACAATTGGTATTACCATAATCGGTGTCTTGGCACATGCGACTGGTTCGCTTGGTTTTTCCCAAATGTTAATTGGTTTAATGGTTGTCACACTAATTTTTATTTTTTATATGAGAAAGAAGGCATAA